Genomic window (Helianthus annuus cultivar XRQ/B chromosome 3, HanXRQr2.0-SUNRISE, whole genome shotgun sequence):
GATCAAGGTAAGTATTTGTTGTATAACGGCGGTGGGGATAGATGCAAGAGTATGGATCATTATCTATGGAGTTTTATGTGTGCGTTAGGTGAAGCTCAGTACTTGAACCGTACGCTTGTAATGGACTTGAGCATTTGCTTGTCATCTGTTTATACCAAGTCGGGTCGTGATGAAGAAGGGAAAGATTTCAGATTTTACTTCGATTTTGAGCATTTGAAGGAATCGGCGTCGGTTTTGGATCAGGGTCAGTTTTGGGTAGATTGGAACAAATGGCATCAGAAAGACGGGTTAAGTATTTCTCTTGTGGATGATCTTAGAATAACCCCGATGAAGTTGGCTGGCGTGAAGGACACGTTGATAATGAGAAAGTTTGGGAGCGTTGAGCCGGATAATTACTGGTATAGAGTGTGTGAAGGTGAAGCGGAATCCGTTGTTCAAAGACCATGGCACTTGATATGGAAATCGAAACGATTAATGGACATCGTTTCGGCTATCGCCGCGAAAATGAACTGGGATTTCGACTCGGTTCATGTTGTGAGAGGTGAGAAGGCACGGAATCAAGAACAATGGCCGAATCTCGCAACAGATACTTCACCCGACGCGCTTCTTTCCTCTTTACAAGATAAGGTCGATGATGGAAGAAACTTATATATTGCTACCGATGAACCAGACGTTTCTTTCTTTGACCCTTTGAAAGACAAATATTCCACTCATTTTCTTGACGAATACAGCAGTCTTTGGGACGAGACCAGCGAGTGGTACAGTGAGATGAAAAAGCTGAACAATGGTGTTGCGGTTGAGTTTGATGGATACATGAGGGCTTCTGTTGACACCGAGGTTTTCCTGAGGGGCAAAAAGCAAATCGAGACTTT
Coding sequences:
- the LOC110929561 gene encoding uncharacterized protein LOC110929561, which gives rise to MLGRSLPSRSGSFRPENVGQNALAIIGNLFFTFFVIGVLVFTIIAATYEPEDPLFHPSTKMTSFLTSTSNATFVSDSTVVKTGEDFMVANETVYGSSINASDVSSTFTLAVNEGEVEEKEERDCSGEVDKAVDCTDPEVFHVMMAAAIDQFKDIHFYRFGKPVRGINDSSCHMAWRFRPKEGKTAALYKDYRSFVISRSKNCTLSVVSIGDYHSGGNARKRKKHRKDGFEKTPMGDDDKNIGVQVVGETVNDSLPVVESEKSFDQGKYLLYNGGGDRCKSMDHYLWSFMCALGEAQYLNRTLVMDLSICLSSVYTKSGRDEEGKDFRFYFDFEHLKESASVLDQGQFWVDWNKWHQKDGLSISLVDDLRITPMKLAGVKDTLIMRKFGSVEPDNYWYRVCEGEAESVVQRPWHLIWKSKRLMDIVSAIAAKMNWDFDSVHVVRGEKARNQEQWPNLATDTSPDALLSSLQDKVDDGRNLYIATDEPDVSFFDPLKDKYSTHFLDEYSSLWDETSEWYSEMKKLNNGVAVEFDGYMRASVDTEVFLRGKKQIETFNDLTRDCKDGINTCSS